The following proteins are co-located in the Mobula hypostoma chromosome 4, sMobHyp1.1, whole genome shotgun sequence genome:
- the LOC134345723 gene encoding uncharacterized protein LOC134345723 has protein sequence MGTVAGELDAQAVSKLVVGTEGLGGNSCSNGQWKPTSPDHQKTLGSCPGTNVAVTSSVPSPFSPTQDGSSGGEQKQTGAPAAGNDSWDGAGKDIAGQSQSAVAPATQMESWPEARGIKHSQQRPSGGQHTKDVDTKLHRTDNQHTENVDTGSPGCDGQWTKGANIDPPGTDEQWIKGVGTEPPGADGQQRKDVGIDLTEGDGQCTKDTGTGPHEADGQQIKHVDIESLTADGQWTKGTDTETSVTGGQCTEVVDTGIPGTNSMWSNVGPTVVNGQQAKGLDTHISASDGQRNMGVDSGPSETYSHQTMPLGTGPLGTNNMETHSGQLKGNEQVLKPGQERGLDQDVQKDPRVQKTEQDSIEKGSRENGSGSDPVTKIDGRSGDRKGKIAEAESCEQQLRVGMEGGAIPKTGLALPEEIHGLQIASKGNEISIHDCSIKQQPALQTLGTEPNKTGRSQQDECKFKDAETMTTQSPAGSFPLNRNKSCRDVEVQAVLQSFQCKSTATSPKSPVPGWAGNLLSDTLGAQKVCSESSNPKFYVANNHMVCITDTQQGSEQLKITCNFTEDAEQSNIICELTEESTGIESCRGNKENKQENDCNQLAITCDNRSRPLVSRVLDHGPGQSAAFIGQSKLDEAGPHLQHKAETDFSMGICQIHQGHEQSKNTCVVSEKSNQSNINSSIRQETTHLPMSHCIVEVSAYGSIGNQSQNSLDKAGQSSISADTSIRVQPQKSSKESEQSKQGSVLSRQSGQLKYTCNKSDQLKIDFDINKPTKSPKLAVDIQEISDWSPIVDNHGEDYGPSQVAGDRISNSSPIVGVKEEHVQSKHDPKKKTKQSKDVINKISVQSQIIEPDQSKSPHNISKETDQPDPDHGTRKASSQSKGAHSINKRLAHSQAACDVRKESSQFKTDLNNSDGSGQLIASHDKCKEVAQSKADDVTKKESVQSKRTSHISKQPDIDVEVEQEQTASDASKETVKSKNVRDVIWDEQGMTWEVYGASLDPESLGFAIQCHLQRQIVEYEKQIKVTNQSKRSASIDATPGSNKPNKRRQQNIFRTVLQNMRSPQCCVRPEPSSVID, from the coding sequence ATGGGGACAGTAGCAGGAGAACTGGATGCTCAGGCAGTGTCAAAGTTGGTGGTGGGCACTGAAGGCCTTGGAGGAAACTCTTGCAGCAACGGCCAATGGAAACCAACATCTCCAGACCATCAGAAGACTCTGGGCTCATGTCCTGGGACAAATGTGGCTGTCACCAGCTCTGTTCCTTCTCCATTTTCACCCACCCAAGATGGATCCAGTGGAGGGGAACAGAAACAGACAGGTGCCCCAGCTGCTGGGAATGACAGCTGGGATGGTGCAGGCAAGGACATAGCTGGGCAAAGCCAGTCAGCAGTAGCACCAGCCACACAGATGGAAAGTTGGCCAGAAGCACGGGGAATAAAGCACTCTCAACAGAGACCTTCTGGTGGTCAGCATACTAAGGATGTGGACACAAAGCTTCATAGGACTGATAATCAGCATACAGAGAATGTGGACACAGGGTCTCCTGGGTGTGACGGTCAGTGGACCAAGGGTGCGAATATAGATCCTCCTGGGACTGATGAGCAGTGGATCAAAGGTGTGGGTACAGAACCTCCTGGGGCTGATGGTCAACAGAGAAAGGATGTGGGCATAGATCTTACTGAGGGTGATGGTCAATGCACTAAAGATACAGGCACCGGACCACATGAGGCTGATGGTCAACAAATCAAGCATGTGGACATAGAATCTCTTACAGCTGATGGTCAGTGGACCAAGGGTACAGACACAGAAACTTCTGTGACTGGTGGTCAGTGCACTGAGGTTGTGGACACTGGTATTCCTGGGACTAATAGTATGTGGTCCAATGTTGGACCAACTGTGGTAAATGGTCAGCAGGCAAAAGGTCTGGACACTCACATTTCTGCATCTGATGGTCAGAGGAACATGGGTGTGGATTCTGGACCTTCTGAAACTTACAGTCACCAAACAATGCCTTTAGGCACAGGACCTTTAGGAACCAACAATATGGAGACCCACAGTGGACAATTAAAAGGAAATGAGCAAGTTTTGAAACCAGGTCAAGAGCGAGGACTGGACCAGGACGTCCAGAAGGATCCTCGGGTCCAGAAAACTGAACAGGATAGCATTGAAAAAGGAAGCAGAGAGAATGGCAGTGGCAGTGACCCAGTGACAAAGATTGATGGCCGATcaggtgatagaaaagggaaAATAGCTGAAGCTGAAAGCTGTGAGCAGCAACTGAGAGTTGGAATGGAGGGAGGTGCCATCCCCAAAACTGGCTTGGCATTACCTGAGGAAATTCATGGGCTACAGATTGCTTCTAAAGGAAATGAAATCTCTATCCATGATTGTTCTATAAAACAGCAGCCAGCCTTACAAACGTTGGGTACTGAGCCAAACAAAACAGGAAGAAGCCAACAAGATGAGTGCAAGTTTAAGGATGCTGAGACAATGACGACCCAGTCTCCAGCTGGCTCCTTTCCTCTCAACCGGAATAAGTCCTGTCGGGATGTTGAAGTCCAGGCAGTTCTGCAGAGCTTTCAGTGTAAATCAACTGCAACCAGCCCCAAGAGCCCAGTGCCTGGCTGGGCAGGGAACTTGCTGAGTGATACCCTGGGTGCTCAGAAAGTCTGTTCAGAAAGCAGTAACCCCAAATTCTATGTGGCCAATAATCACATGGTGTGCATCACGGACACCCAGCAGGGCTCGGAACAGCTGAAGATTACGTGTAATTTTACAGAGGACGCTGAGCAATCGAATATCATTTGTGAACTCACTGAGGAGTCAACTGGCATAGAATCCTGCAGAGGTAACAAAGAAAATAAGCAGGAAAATGACTGTAATCAGCTAGCAATAACATGTGACAACAGGAGTAGGCCGCTGGTTTCTAGAGTTCTAGATCATGGACCGGGGCAATCCGCTGCTTTCATTGGTCAGTCAAAACTGGATGAAGCTGGACCACATTTGCAGCACAAAGCAGAAACTGACTTCTCAATGGGTATATGCCAGATACACCAGGGACATGAGCAATCAAAGAATACTTGTGTTGTTAGTGAGAAGTCAAACCAATCGAATATTAATAGCAGCATCAGACAAGAAACCACCCACCTGCCCATGTCACACTGTATTGTAGAAGTATCTGCATATGGCAGCATTGGCAACCAATCACAAAACAGTCTTGATAAAGCAGGTCAATCAAGTATTTCTGCTGACACTAGTATAAGAGTCCAACCACAGAAAAGCAGCAAAGAATCTGAGCAATCAAAACAAGGATCTGTACTAAGTAGGCAATCTGGCCAACTAAAGTATACCTGCAATAAATCTGACCAGTTGAAAATAGACTTTGACATTAATAAGCCAACCAAGAGTCCAAAACTTGCTGTGGACATTCAAGAGATATCTGATTGGTCACCCATTGTAGATAATCACGGTGAGGATTATGGGCCATCACAAGTGGCTGGTGACAGGATTAGTAATTCCAGCCCGATAGTGGGTGTAAAGGAGGAGCATGTTCAGTCAAAACATGATCCCAAAAAGAAAACTAAGCAATCTAAAGATGTCATCAATAAAATATCTGTCCAATCACAAATTATAGAACCTGACCAATCAAAAAGCCCTCACAACATCTCAAAGGAAACTGACCAGCCAGACCCTGACCATGGTACAAGAAAAGCATCTAGCCAATCAAAAGGTGCACACAGTATCAATAAGAGGTTGGCCCACTCACAAGCTGCTTGTGATGTAAGGAAAGAATCTAGTCAATTTAAAACTGATTTGAACAACAGTGATGGATCTGGCCAGTTAATAGCTTCACACGACAAATGTAAGGAAGTAGCCCAATCAAAAGCAGATGATGTTACTAAGAAGGAATCTGTGCAATCAAAACGTACATCTCACATCAGCAAGCAACCTGACATTGATGTGGAAGTTGAACAAGAGCAGACAGCCAGTGATGCGAGTAAAGAGACGGTGAAGTCGAAGAATGTCCGTGATGTGATCTGGGATGAACAGGGAATGAcctgggaggtgtatggagctTCCCTTGACCCTGAATCATTGGGATTTGCCATTCAGTGTCACTTGCAGAGACAGATTGTGGAGTACGAGAAGCAAATCAAGGTAACCAACCAGAGCAAAAGATCAGCATCTATCGATGCAACGCCTGGGAGCAATAAGCCTAATAAAAGAAGGCAGCAAAATATATTCAGGACAGTTCTGCAGAACATGAGGTCCCCACAGTGTTGTGTACGTCCAGAACCTTCATCTGTAATTGACTGA